A genomic stretch from Bacillus sp. N1-1 includes:
- the tlp gene encoding small acid-soluble spore protein Tlp, with protein sequence MKANPDDRRDNAEKLKSMVQDTIENIHDAEASLELTDSDIQKKAIKEKNQRRKQSIESMRNEIKDESKQ encoded by the coding sequence TTGAAAGCAAATCCAGATGATCGTCGAGATAACGCAGAAAAATTAAAGAGTATGGTACAAGACACGATTGAGAACATACACGATGCTGAGGCATCTTTAGAACTTACGGATAGCGATATACAAAAAAAGGCGATTAAAGAAAAAAATCAGCGCAGAAAACAAAGTATTGAGTCAATGAGAAATGAAATTAAAGATGAATCTAAACAATAA
- a CDS encoding thioesterase family protein — protein sequence MYITTTSIDVRYAETDQMGVVYHANYLIWFELGRTALINDLGFRYADMEKEGILSPVMDIKASYKRPVRYGDEVRVKTWVDSYDGLRVNYGYEVINGDGDICVTGESMHTCVKRDTFRPVSIRRKFPEWHQAYENAKKQPASTGVE from the coding sequence ATGTACATAACAACTACGTCAATAGATGTTCGATATGCAGAAACAGATCAAATGGGAGTTGTTTACCATGCCAACTATCTTATTTGGTTTGAACTTGGGAGAACAGCTTTAATAAATGATTTAGGATTTCGGTACGCTGATATGGAAAAAGAGGGGATTCTTTCTCCGGTCATGGATATAAAAGCAAGCTACAAACGTCCAGTTCGATATGGAGATGAAGTGAGAGTGAAGACCTGGGTGGATTCTTATGATGGTCTTCGCGTCAATTATGGGTATGAAGTAATCAATGGAGACGGCGATATTTGCGTGACGGGTGAATCAATGCATACGTGTGTGAAGCGAGATACGTTCCGTCCTGTATCTATTCGAAGAAAGTTCCCGGAATGGCATCAGGCTTATGAAAATGCCAAAAAGCAACCTGCTTCTACTGGAGTTGAATAA